The Anopheles gambiae chromosome 2, idAnoGambNW_F1_1, whole genome shotgun sequence genomic sequence GGGGGGGTTTTTAGCTTTAGGGCGCAACCCGGGCGATTACGTTACATTCGGAGGAGACATTCGAATTCCGCGCGGACCGACCGGGTGGCTGCTGCGTACGGCCGAACCGACGCGAACGAAAACGAGTCTTTTGTCTTTGCGtgtcattgctgctgctgcgacggTATAAATTCATCATTTTGGGGGGTTTAGCTTTTGCGGCTGTATCTGTGCAGTCGTATTTATTTTGACGGGAGATAGACTActttcgtgtttgtgtgtgtgtgtgtgtgtgtgtgtgtgtgtgtttgcgttcgtCATGGCTGACAGCATGCCACACTAGAAGGTCGTCGTAGAGCGAGCTTTTAGGTCAGCTGGTTGAGTGAGAAAGTGGCTGATGGCGGATGCGTTGAAACATGAAAACCAAATTGCTGACAGAGCCGTTTGTTACGAACCAGTCtattgattgtttatttaaaaaagctcTTTTATTCTTAAATACAGTTCCCAATTCATTCTGCCCCCACTGCCCTCCCCATTTCCAGCTTACCATCGGGCGGGCTGCACCGTAAGCCGTATTGCCccgaaaatggaaaacacataaaaacacaacagcaTTATAAAAACGCCCGATCACTTGAGATTAATTTGGTGCGCCTTGATGGTGCCAGAGCattctgggtgtgtgtgtttttatttttgctcgtCCGTTGGATCgcgttgagttttttttccgcTCTGTTTTGCACCAACACCAGCATCCGGTTGTGAAATCGAATTTCGCAAGATTACCCTGTGAAGATTGGCCCGGTGGAGATGGCGCACGCGGGCTTCTTTATCTGCTTTTGGTCGTTTCCTGCTCGGGAACCTCCTTCAGGTGCCCGATCGGTGCCGTAATGTGCGTGCCATCCCCTGTTGTGACAAAATGATTCGAAACAGGTATAAGAATTATGGGCGAGTAAATGATGGCGCGAGCCCATAGTCGGTACTTACCGTATTTTTCCAACGTGCGGCGCACCAGCTCCTTGGACGGTTCCTTCAAATCGTACGCCCAGCCAATCTTGGCGAACACGTCTAGCCAGAATGTGGTCACATTAACCGAGTAATGGCCCATCTCGGCTGCCTTGTAGTCCCACGGGAACACGTGATGGTAGTTGTGCCATCCTTCGCCCATCGACACGATCGATACGGCACGGTTTTCGGCCGGTCGGATGCGACTGCGGGGTCGTAATAATAGCGCGTCGCGTTAATGGCAAATTCAGTTAAGTGATCATAATGAAACAATCCCGGCAACCCTGCAACACCTACCTATCGTACGGTTTGTTGCCGTAGATGTGGGCCGCACTGTTCACCAGCCAGGTGAAGTTGAGCGTCAGCACGTACCGCAGCAGACAGTTGGCCAGGAAGGATAGGTAGAGCGGTTCGCCCAGGAACAGCCACGGCACCATGGACGGCACCAGGAACGTGAACAGGATCTTCAGCGCCATAAAGTAGCGCTGGTGGAACTGGATCACCGGGTCGGCCAGCACGTCCGACATGTCGATCAGCCGGCCCTTCTTGATGCACTCCGGATGCTTGCGGATCAGCAGCCAGCCGACGTGGGCGTAGAAGAAGCCCCGGTTCGAGTTGTGCGGGTCGGCATCCGTCTCCGAGTACTTGTGGTGGATGCGATGGTCCCGCACCCAGTCGAACAGGCTGTTCTGGCCGGACAGACAGTAGCAGCACATCAGGATGATGCGCAGCGGCAGCTTCGCCTTGTACGCCCGGTGCGTCCAGAGCCGGTGGGCACCGGCCGTAACGCCGAACCCGGCACAGCCGCCGACGAAGAAACCTGTGCGTCACAAAACGGGGGTGCGTAATCGTGTTAGAGCGCGTGTGAAGAGTGAAAGTGGAAATTTatcgaaaagaagaagaggatttaataaaaaaacggcTATTAAGTGTGACATAGTGTGAGGCGACCAATATTGCCACACCCCGAACCCGGGTGAGCCGGGTGTCCGAAAATCATGCAACTTTCAAAGGATGCAGCAGCGTAACGGTACAGTTACGGCAATATGCACGCATCAATCAACGTTTCTATGCACCGGATGCAACGCAACCACGTGTCATCCGAGCTCTCAGGGGCGGTATGACGCACCGTCTTTGAAGGGGAAGTATTGGAATGGGACTTTCCTCTTCAAACGCCTGTGCCACAACAGATCGCCACGGATCGATTGCGTTTTCCGCAACCTCACGCGTGACCTCGAAATCTTCACCAAAACCTACTAGAGCCAGTTTGTTTTTGGGTACTTTTCCGGTGGAATGTTTATTTCGTGTCGCTACCTTCCACACTGACACGCTGCGACCCTGTTCTTGGCGTGTTTGTTAAACCACTTTAACGGAGAAAATGTATGCTCCAATTCTTCACCACCAACCAAAGTTTGGCAGCTAGCAGGGCAGGTACTAACGACACTTTAATGGCTTAAAATCTGCGCGCTTTTATTGTGACGCAAGTTTGCTTCTCGAACAAacctgtttttttggtttagcGGCTCAGCCAAAATGCTGCGCGATCGAACGCGTTTGATGTGCGCTCTGGGTGAAATCACCAACtgcgcgcagcagcagcagcagcaagaaacGTCTGGGAGTTGGTAACAGAATTTGAAATTATAATGAACCTTTGCGATGGAGCTGAACATTGAGCTTGTGGTGAATCGTTTTTGATGCGGCATCTTCCTGGCTTCGAACGGGCCAGGAAAGTTGGAGCGATATGAGACATTTTGCGCGAGTGGAGAAACTTCTATCGCAGATGGGTTTCAAATCTCTCCCCCATTAGCATAGCAGATTCTTCCGTTAGGGTGATAAGCCCGGCCAAGAGAAAGAGCTGTGCGAGCAGCTCACAAATACTAATGGAGGAGTTGGTCGTTCATCGGTCTGCTTCGTTTGCAGGGgacgattttgtttttggaagcATCTATTTAGGAAAACGGTTTCCTGTGGCGCAGTGTAACCTGCCCGTAGATGTGTGAAGGTTACAAACGGGTCTATGCTATGCCGTGAACCAATCAGCTATCCTCTTCCGACTGCGACAATCAAATGACCGAATGAATTAGGTCTGCAGTGACCCTGGCGATACAAGCTTCCGCGTGTATCGAacaagggttcgtcgcttgttttATCGCTcatgttatttgtttttctaacGCGTGCATCTTAGCGCGCGCTTCTAAGTGTGGGGAGAAGCTTCTAGAAACCGGATTCGGACGCTGAAGTGAAAAACGGAAACACTTACCCCACAGCCACGTCGTCAGCGTCGAGTACCAGACGTATTTGAAGAACATTATGACCGTGGTCAGATGCAGCCCACCGATCATGAGCACGTTCTTCCACTTGATCTCGGCATCGAACTTCAGCCCGAGATGGTCCGCAATCCACTGCTGCAGGGCTCGGCCGAACCGGCTCTGCTGCCATTTGTTGTAATGATGCAGATAGTCGTCCAGATCCTTGCTGGTGAGCTCCTTGCTGTCGCCCATGTCCTTGCCGTGCGAGTTGTTGTTCAAATCGTTGCCCGCGTCCGGTTTCGGTGCGTTGGTCACGTTAACATCCTGCGCGGCCAGGACCGTCCCGGGGACGGTTTCGGTTGTGGTTGCGACCGTCATTGTGCCCACCACACAACAATTGCACCACGGGTATAAAGTTCGCCTAGAAGTCCCGTCACACCAAAACCGCTCTACACTTCGCTTCACGATCACGAGCACAAGCGCAGCAGCTCGAAGCAAACACTTCGTACAACAGTTCACACCACACTAGACTGTTT encodes the following:
- the LOC11175840 gene encoding stearoyl-CoA desaturase 5; this translates as MTVATTTETVPGTVLAAQDVNVTNAPKPDAGNDLNNNSHGKDMGDSKELTSKDLDDYLHHYNKWQQSRFGRALQQWIADHLGLKFDAEIKWKNVLMIGGLHLTTVIMFFKYVWYSTLTTWLWGFFVGGCAGFGVTAGAHRLWTHRAYKAKLPLRIILMCCYCLSGQNSLFDWVRDHRIHHKYSETDADPHNSNRGFFYAHVGWLLIRKHPECIKKGRLIDMSDVLADPVIQFHQRYFMALKILFTFLVPSMVPWLFLGEPLYLSFLANCLLRYVLTLNFTWLVNSAAHIYGNKPYDSRIRPAENRAVSIVSMGEGWHNYHHVFPWDYKAAEMGHYSVNVTTFWLDVFAKIGWAYDLKEPSKELVRRTLEKYGDGTHITAPIGHLKEVPEQETTKSR